A region from the Branchiostoma floridae strain S238N-H82 chromosome 9, Bfl_VNyyK, whole genome shotgun sequence genome encodes:
- the LOC118423648 gene encoding kelch repeat and BTB domain-containing protein 8-like — protein MDVTNKEHTSNVLQELNKQWARAELTDVVLEVEGRCPYFSSMFTSGYVEAKQERIRIQDVSEVAMATILDYAYTGCVKAEPDQVQAVMSAARLLQVDFVGRKAAEYMKDHLDVSNCVDVWMYADMLADCSLVEASKKYVASRFDQVALQPSFVQLPLSLLQSLLDRDDLMAKLEDNVVRAALRWVDFNQEERLQHLSTLSKSLRLSHISPELRVEMKKKCWSTDSKLVYNDSTAQRLGHAQTELQIFLREVYSDDEDEWSTPCYDPSTGRLYAIDMPDNLDSFSRSVTVTPDDELYMAGDIAKSRDDRQNKFYQYNHLLNTWEPRCGMIEPRYRCGLVYLKGYIYAIGGDGVRTAERYDPSCDEWTSIPPLPQPLSLELCAVTLNDSIYVIGRKGCYCFSTTENKWSKIADMLRPPVRPQAVTYRGRIYCIDCDSNRDSQHYSRVEMYNPTKGEWKVSDGSFEFECDTATLMKYRKTMYILIMHGGPDTDLLETDMDSTTLLVYQYLPKSDSWRYLDVKNKRRLFPPLALWLRLASTTECLTVRMIPMCLRDPKVYERDYRGVGDQSDSSDSD, from the exons ATGGACGTAACTAACAAAGAACACACTAGCAATGTTCTACAAGAGCTGAACAAACAGTGGGCGCGGGCAGAGCTGACGGACGTGGTTCTGGAGGTGGAAGGGAGATG TCCCTACTTCAGTAGCATGTTCACCAGCGGCTATGTGGAGGCCAAACAGGAGAGAATCAGAATCCAGGATGTGagtgaggtagccatggcaaccattctgGACTACGCCTACACCGGCTGCGTTAAGGCGGAGCCAGACCAGGTCCAGGCTGTGATGTCTGCAGCCAGACTGCTACAG GTGGATTTTGTAGGTCGTAAGGCAGCAGAATACATGAAGGACCATCTGGACGTGTCCAACTGTGTGGATGTTTGGATGTATGCTGACATGTTGGCAGACTGTAGCCTAGTCGAGGCCAGTAAGAAGTATGTGGCATCCAG GTTCGACCAGGTGGCTCTACAACCATCCTTTGTCCAGTTGCCTTTGAGCCTCCTCCAGTCATTGCTTGACAGGGATGATCTAATGGCCAAGTTAGAAGACAACGTTGTGCGAGCTGCTCTAAGATGGGTCGACTTCAACCAAGAAGAGCGTTTGCAGCACCTTTCTACCCTTTCTAAATCATTACGTCTGTCTCATATCAGCCCAGAACTGCGtgttgaaatgaagaaaaaatgctGGTCGACAGATAGCAAGTTAGTTTACAATGACAGTACAGCCCAACGGCTGGGACATGCGCAAACTGAACTACAGATCTTCCTTAGGGAAGTTTACTCAGACGATGAAGACGAGTGGTCTACCCCTTGCTATGACCCCTCCACAGGTCGACTATATGCAATTGATATGCCCGATAACCTGGACAGCTTCTCTAGATCTGTGACAGTAACTCCTGATGATgagctgtacatggcaggtgacATTGCTAAAAGTAGAGATGACAGGCAGAATAAATTTTACCAGTACAACCACCTTCTAAACACCTGGGAGCCAAGGTGTGGGATGATTGAACCCAGATACAG GTGTGGTCTGGTGTATCTGAAAGGGTACATCTATGCCATTGGTGGTGATGGCGTGAGAACAGCAGAGAGGTATGACCCAAGTTGTGATGAGTGGACCTCCATACCACCCCTCCCTCAGCCCTTGTCTTTAGAACTCTGTGCAGTGACTCTAAATGACAGCATCTATGTCATAGGTAGGAAAGGCTGCTACTGCTTCTCTACCACTGAGAACAAGTGGAGCAAGATAGCGGACATGCTTCGACCACCAGTGCGTCCTCAGGCCGTCACCTATCGGGGGCGCATCTACTGTATAGACTGTGACAGCAACAGAGACTCCCAACACTATTCCAGAGTAGAGATGTATAATCCTACGAAAGGCGAGTGGAAGGTGTCAGATGGCTCTTTTGAGTTTGAGTGTGACACAGCAACCTTGATGAAATACAGAAAGACTATGTACATTCTCATCATGCATGGTGGCCCAGATACAGACCTACTTGAAACTGACATGGACAGCACTACACTTTTAGTTTACCAGTACCTGCCAAAGTCAGACTCTTGGCGGTATCTAGATGTCAAGAACAAGAGAAGGCTGTTCCCCCCCTTGGCACTGTGGTTGAGGTTAGCTAGTACGACAGAGTGCCTGACAGTAAGGATGATCCCAATGTGCCTCAGGGATCCAAAGGTATACGAGCGCGATTATCGTGGTGTAGGTGATCAGAGCGACTCCAGTGACAGTGACTAG
- the LOC118423650 gene encoding LOW QUALITY PROTEIN: eukaryotic translation initiation factor 2 subunit 3, X-linked-like (The sequence of the model RefSeq protein was modified relative to this genomic sequence to represent the inferred CDS: inserted 2 bases in 1 codon): protein MCKETAYIHASDMAAGEGNQSQGGEISSRQPHLAKQDVANLDVTKLNALTPEVISRQATINIGTIGHVAHGKSTVVKAISGVQTVRFKNELERNITIKLGYANAKVYKCDGPTCPRPDCYRSCGSSKEDNFPCDRMGCSGKFCLQRHVSFVDCPGHDILMATMLNGAAVMDAALLLIAGNESCPQPQTSEHLAAIEIMKLKHILILQNKIDLVKESQAKEQYEQILKFVQGTVAEGAPVIPISAQLKYNIEVICEYICKKIPIPVRDFTSQPRLIVIRSFDVNKPGCEVEDLKGGVAGGSILKGVLKVGQEIEVRPGIVSRTRXGKLMCKPIFSRIVSLFAEQNDLQFAVPGGLIGVGTKIDPTLCRADRMVGHVLGEVGALPDIYTEIEISYFLLRRLLGVRTEGDKKGAKVQKLSKNEVLMVNIGSLSTGGRVLAVKADLAKIVLTNPVCTEIGEKIALSRRVEKHWRLIGWGQIRRGVTIKPTTQED from the exons ATGTGTAAAGAGACAGCTTACATTCACGCTTCCGACATGGCGGCGGGAGAAGGTAACCAAAGTCAGGGCGGAGAAATCTCGTCAAGACAACCGCATTTAGCCAAGCAAGATGTCGCCAATTTG gATGTGACCAAACTCAACGCCCTCACACCAGAGGTCATCAGTAGACAGGCCACCATCAACATAg GAACCATCGGTCATGTGGCTCACGGCAAGTCTACTGTGGTGAAGGCCATCTCAGGAGTACAG ACTGTACGGTTCAAGAATGAGTTAGAGAGAAACATCACCATCAAGTTAGGATATGCCAATGCAAAG GTGTATAAATGTGATGGCCCGACCTGCCCGCGCCCCGACTGTTACCGGTCCTGTGGCAGTTCTAAGGAGGACAACTTCCCCTGTGACAGGATGGGCTGCAGTGGCAAGTTCTGTCTGCAGAG GCATGTATCATTTGTGGACTGTCCCGGTCACGACATCCTCATGGCCACCATGTTGAACGGAGCGGCAGTCATGGACGCTGCGCTGCTGCTGATCGCGGGGAACGAGTCATGTCCGCAGCCGCAGACATCGGAACATCTGGCCG CTATTGAGATCATGAAGCTGAAGCACATCCTGATCCTACAGAACAAGATTGATCTGGTGAAGGAGAGCCAGGCGAAGGAGCAGTACGAACAGATCCTCAAGTTTGTACAAG GCACAGTTGCAGAGGGCGCTCCAGTGATCCCCATCTCTGCCCAGCTGAAGTACAACATCGAGGTGATCTGTGAATACATCTGTAAGAAGATCCCCATCCCTGTCAGGGACTTCACCTCCCAACCACGACTCATCG TGATCCGATCCTTCGATGTGAACAAGCCTGGCTGTGAGGTAGAAGACCTGAAGGGTGGAGTGGCCGGAGGAAGTATTCTCAAGGGTGTTCTCAAGGT TGGGCAGGAGATCGAGGTGCGGCCAGGTATCGTGTCTAGGACCCG GGGGAAGCTGATGTGTAAGCCCATCTTCTCCAGGATTGTCTCCCTATTTGCTGAGCAGAATGACCTGCAGTTTGCTGTGCCTGGAGGCCTGATTG GTGTGGGCACTAAAATCGACCCCACGCTGTGCCGTGCGGACAGGATGGTGGGGCACGTGCTGGGCGAGGTCGGCGCTCTCCCGGACATCTACACAGAAATAGAAATCTCCTACTTCCTCCTCAGGCGCCTGCTGGGAGTCCGGACGGAAGGCGACAAGAAGGGGGCAAAG GTCCAAAAGCTGTCGAAGAACGAGGTTCTGATGGTGAACATCGGGTCGTTGTCCACGGGGGGCAGGGTTCTGGCGGTGAAGGCTGATTTAGCCAAAATAGTTCTAACCAACCCGGTGTGTACAGAGATAGGGGAGAAAATCGCCTTGAGTAGAAGGGTGGAGAAACATTGGAG GTTGATTGGTTGGGGCCAGATTAGAAGAGGTGTGACCATCAAGCCGACAACACAGGAGgactga
- the LOC118423647 gene encoding kelch-like protein 13 isoform X1 yields MRSARHLVQLSHSFTDMGVVVNHSFYLVSRLYNMKKTGELCDVTLVVQEEDIPAHRAVLSACSDYFRAMFTSGMRESSDSKIVIKGVTGRAVSQLVDYAYTGELVVTRESATDLARAASLLLMEEALEICQTKLEECIDLENCHELMNFSQSYNLKKLEAAVFASMGANFLQVRGTAEFLNMDVDTLCKLLQSDGLGVSGEQEVLDAAKVWLRHESTRSKHLGRVVEHVRFPLMSLGELSRHVRTDTALMENSRVKDYLIEALWFHLSPHEQSVIEGPRTTVRAAGENLVVIGGRKKEEDTLLDQVLFYDEKTQTWKEVARMPKQICQHRAVVLNNFVYVVGGLTEANREAASDVCYRYDPRTNSWLQVTSMQVRRTCFTFLESAGRLYAIGGTDGDKSLDSAEMYDPRSNTWRYVASFPEHVYGHAATTLPDGRLCVTGGFSRNRYHRWTFTYDVRQDTWGREIDMNTKRGWHVMQTFGDAVFVLGGCHLRPDGTRTMHLHTERMDLASRQWSVLSPPPFTVGVGRATVLHGKIYVLRAAGEDLPALVWYDVEADKWGSDRDMPYKLSGSTICTLKIPWNLR; encoded by the exons ATGCGCTCTGCAAGGCACTTAGTCCAGCTTAGCCACAG TTTCACAGATATGGGAGTCGTTGTCAACCACAGTTTCTACCTGGTATCAAGACTGTATAACATGAAGAAGACTGGGGAACTATGTGACGTCACGTTGGTGGTGCAGGAAGAAGACATTCCCGCCCACAGAGCCGTACTTTCCGCCTGTAGTgactacttcagggccatgttcaCGTCCGGAATGCGGGAGTCTTCTGACTCAAAAATCGTCATCAAGGGTGTTACCGGCCGAGCTGTCAGTCAATTAGTCGACTACGCCTACACGGGAGAGTTGGTAGTGACGCGGGAAAGTGCCACAGACCTGGCCCGCGCAGCTTCGCTCTTACTCATGGAAGAAGCTTTAGAAATCTGCCAAACAAAACTTGAAGAATGCATCGACTTGGAAAACTGCCACGAACTTATGAACTTTTCTCAAAGCTATAATCTGAAGAAGCTTGAGGCTGCTGTTTTTGCTTCCATGGGGGCAAACTTCCTCCAGGTAAGAGGAACTGCAGAGTTCCTCAACATGGACGTGGACACGTTGTGCAAACTTCTGCAAAGTGACGGACTGGGAGTGAGCGGGGAACAGGAAGTGCTTGACGCCGCCAAGGTGTGGCTGAGACATGAGTCTACACGTAGCAAACATTTGGGACGTGTTGTGGAGCACGTGCGCTTCCCTTTGATGTCGCTAGGAGAACTTTCGCGCCATGTAAGGACAGACACAGCTCTGATGGAGAACAGTCGCGTGAAGGATTATTTGATAGAGGCGCTGTGGTTTCACCTGTCACCACACGAGCAGAGTGTGATAGAGGGGCCCAGAACTACGGTGCGTGCGGCCGGGGAGAATTTGGTGGTCATTG GAGGACGTAAGAAAGAAGAGGACACACTCTTGGACCAGGTGCTCTTCTATGACGAGAAAACGCAGACGTGGAAGGAGGTAGCGCGCATGCCCAAGCAAATTTGTCAGCACAG GGCTGTCGTATTGAATAACTTCGTGTACGTTGTTGGAGGACTGACCGAAGCGAACAGAGAGGCAGCGAGTGATGTCTGCTACAGATACGACCCTCGGACTAACTCATGGTTACAG GTGACGTCCATGCAGGTGAGACGGACGTGTTTCACGTTCCTGGAGTCGGCAGGACGTCTGTACGCCATAGGTGGGACGGACGGAGACAAGTCCTTGGACTCCGCGGAGATGTACGATCCGCGGAGTAACACGTGGAG GTACGTGGCTAGTTTCCCGGAACACGTGTACGGCCACGCCGCCACGACGTTACCTGACGGGCGGCTGTGCGTGACGGGCGGGTTCTCCAGGAACAGGTACCACCGCTGGACGTTCACGTACGACGTACGGCAGGACACGTGGGGCAGGGAAATAGATATGAACACGAAGAGGGGATGGCACGTCATGCAG ACATTCGGTGACGCTGTTTTCGTCCTGGGCGGCTGCCATCTCCGTCCCGACGGTACCCGTACGATGCACCTGCACACCGAGCGCATGGACCTCGCCTCCCGGCAGTGGAGCGTCCTGTCTCCGCCGCCCTTCACCGTGGGCGTCGGTCGCGCGACCGTCCTGCACGGCAAGATCTACGTACTCCGTGCGGCTGGGGAGGACCTGCCTGCTTTAGTGTGGTACGATGTAGAGGCTGACAAGTGGGGGTCAGACAGAGACATGCCTTATAAACTGTCCGGATCTACCATATGCACACTCAAGATACCATGGAACCTGCGCTAA
- the LOC118423644 gene encoding kelch repeat and BTB domain-containing protein 8-like, whose amino-acid sequence MDVTNKEHTSNVLQELNKQRVRAELTDVVLEVQGRSFPCHRAVLASCCPYFRGMFTSGYAEAKQERIRIQDVSEVAMATILDYAYTGCVKAEPDQVQAVMSAARLLQVDFVGRKAAEYMKDHLDVSNCVDVWMYADMLADCGLVKASKKYVASRFDQVALQPSFVQLPLSLLQSLLDKDDLMTNSEDNVVQAALRWVDFNQEERLQHLSTLSKSLRLSHISPELRVEIERKCPSTDSKLVYSDSTAQRLGHARTELQIFLRECDFDHDVFQSTPCYDPSTGRLYEIDMPEKLDSFSRSVTVAPDDELYMAGGIIASRRKKDKGKRQKNFYQYNHLLNTWEPRCDMITPRARCGLVYLKGYIYAIGGDETRKTAERYDPRCDEWTSIPPIPRPMSTKLCAVTLDDNIYVISNKGCYSFSTTKNKWKKIANMLQKPLCPQAVTYRGRIYCIDCGKDSDSSTIEMYNPTTRQWKQSGNGSYYFDTATLMKYGETMYLLTIHNSEVDVEELGPDELALTATRIYKYQPETDSWLEIKDRGSQVPRLAEWFGYGCRTDCLTASMIPMCLGDRTEYSLTFDHDGRDHSGFWFSESPRSGISYGDSDDLLDSEENDEDMIIYF is encoded by the exons ATGGACGTAACTAACAAAGAACACACTAGCAATGTTCTACAAGAGCTGAACAAACAGAGGGTGCGGGCAGAGCTGACGGACGTGGTTCTGGAGGTGCAGGGGAGAAG TTTCCCCTGCCATCGCGCCGTCCTGGCATCGTGCTGTCCCTACTTCCGTGGCATGTTCACCAGTGGCTATGCGGAGGCCAAACAGGAGAGAATCCGCATCCAGGATGTGagtgaggtagccatggcaaccattctgGACTACGCCTACACCGGATGTGTTAAAGCGGAGCCAGACCAGGTCCAGGCTGTGATGTCTGCAGCCAGACTGCTACAG GTGGATTTTGTAGGTCGTAAGGCAGCAGAATATATGAAGGACCATCTGGACGTGTCCAACTGTGTGGATGTTTGGATGTATGCTGACATGCTGGCAGACTGTGGCCTTGTCAAGGCCAGTAAGAAGTATGTGGCATCCAG GTTCGACCAGGTGGCTCTACAACCATCCTTTGTCCAGTTGCCTCTGAGCCTCCTCCAGTCATTGCTTGACAAGGATGATCTAATGACCAACTCAGAAGACAATGTTGTGCAAGCTGCTCTAAGATGGGTCGACTTCAACCAAGAAGAGCGTTTGCAGCACCTTTCTACACTTTCTAAATCATTACGTCTGTCTCATATCAGCCCAGAACTGCGTGTTGAAATTGAGAGAAAGTGCCCGTCGACAGACAGCAAGTTAGTTTACAGTGACAGTACAGCCCAGCGGCTGGGACATGCGCGAACTGAACTGCAGATCTTCTTGAGAGAATGTGACTTTGATCATGACGTCTTCCAGTCTACCCCTTGCTATGACCCTTCCACAGGTCGACTATATGAAATTGATATGCCTGAGAAACTGGACAGCTTCTCTAGATCTGTGACAGTAGCTCCTGATGATgagctgtacatggcaggtggcATTATTGCCAGTAGAAGAAAAAAGGATAAGGGTAAAAGGCAGAAAAACTTTTACCAGTATAACCACCTCCTAAACACTTGGGAACCAAGGTGTGACATGATTACACCCAGAGCCAG GTGTGGTCTGGTGTATCTGAAAGGGTACATCTATGCCATTGGTGGTGATGAAACCAGAAAAACAGCAGAGAGGTATGATCCAAGGTGTGATGAGTGGACGTCCATACCACCCATCCCTCGCCCCATGTCCACGAAACTCTGTGCGGTGACTCTTGATGACAATATCTATGTCATAAGTAACAAAGGCTGCTACAGCTTCAGTACCaccaaaaacaagtggaagaaGATAGCGAACATGCTTCAAAAACCACTGTGTCCTCAGGCCGTCACCTATCGGGGGCGCATCTACTGTATAGACTGCGGCAAAGACAGTGACTCTTCTACAATAGAGATGTACAACCCTACAACACGTCAGTGGAAGCAGTCTGGCAATGGCTCTTACTACTTTGACACAGCAACCCTGATGAAATATGGAGAGACTATGTACCTCCTCACCATACACAACAGCGAAGTTGATGTAGAAGAATTGGGTCCAGATGAATTGGCACTAACTGCGACTCGCATTTACAAGTACCAGCCAGAGACAGACTCTTGGCTGGAAATAAAAGACAGGGGCAGTCAGGTTCCCCGCTTGGCAGAGTGGTTTGGTTATGGGTGTAGAACGGACTGTCTGACAGCTAGCATGATCCCAATGTGCCTTGGGGATCGAACGGAGTACAGTTTAACTTTTGATCATGATGGTAGAGATCACAGTGGCTTCTGGTTCTCAGAGTCACCCAGAAGTGGCATCTCATATGGGGACAGTGATGATCTATTGGACTCAGAGGAAAATGATGAAGACATGATCATCTATTTCTGA
- the LOC118423645 gene encoding kelch repeat and BTB domain-containing protein 2-like, which translates to MDATNEEHTSNVLQELNKQRARAELTDVVLEVEGRSFPCHRAILASCSPYFRTMFTSGYAEAKQERISIQDVSDVAMATILDYAYTGCLQTEPDQVQAVMSAARLLQVDFVGRKAAEYMKDHLDVSNCVDVLMYADMLGDCDLVEASKKYMASRFDQVALQPSFVQLPLNYLQSLLDRDDLMTNSEDNVVQAALRWVDFNQEERLQYLSTLCKSVRQSLISTKLCVEIERKCRSTNSELVYSDSTAQRLGHLRTELQIFLQEGFSNEDCAVASPCYDPSTGRLYTIDMPEDLDSLSRSVTVTPDHELYMAGDIFTSREIGINDRQKKFYQYNHLLDTWESRCGMIEPRYRCGLVYLKGYIYAIGGDETRRTAERYDPSCDEWTCIPPMPHQMSSKLCAVTLDDNIYVMSNKGCFSFSTTKNKWKKRADMIKKPLRPQAVTYQGRIYCMDNATSRNSRVEMYNPTTHEWKQSWNGPYGCRTAILMKYGETMYLLNVQYRMGANKTFIYKYQPEMTDSWLEIKDRGSLVAPLAEWLGDGSSTDCLTARMFPKCLGDPDLYEDDHDGGEDDDFSFSESPRSDRDSDDLSDHGDDY; encoded by the exons ATGGACGCAACAAACGAAGAACACACTAGCAATGTTCTACAAGAGCTGAACAAACAGAGAGCGCGGGCAGAGCTGACGGACGTGGTTCTGGAGGTGGAAGGAAGAAG TTTCCCCTGCCATCGTGCCATCCTGGCATCGTGCAGTCCCTACTTCCGTACCATGTTCACCAGCGGCTACGCGGAGGCCAAACAGGAGAGGATCAGCATCCAGGATGTTAGTGAcgtagccatggcaaccattctgGACTATGCCTACACCGGCTGCCTTCAGACAGAGCCAGACCAGGTCCAGGCTGTGATGTCTGCAGCCAGACTGCTACAG GTGGATTTTGTTGGTCGTAAGGCAGCAGAATACATGAAGGACCATCTGGACGTGTCCAACTGTGTGGATGTGTTGATGTATGCTGACATGCTGGGAGACTGTGACCTGGTTGAGGCCAGTAAGAAGTATATGGCATCCAG GTTCGACCAGGTGGCTCTACAACCATCCTTTGTCCAGTTGCCTCTGAACTACCTCCAATCATTGCTTGACAGGGATGATCTAATGACCAACTCAGAAGACAACGTTGTGCAAGCTGCTTTAAGATGGGTCGACTTTAACCAAGAAGAGCGTTTGCAGTACCTTTCTACCCTTTGCAAATCAGTACGCCAGTCCCTCATTAGCACTAAACTGTGTGTTGAAATTGAGAGAAAGTGCCGGTCGACAAATAGTGAGTTAGTTTACAGTGACAGTACAGCCCAGCGGCTGGGACATCTGCGAACTGAACTGCAAATTTTCCTGCAAGAAGGTTTCTCAAACGAAGATTGCGCAGTGGCTTCTCCTTGCTATGACCCTTCCACTGGTCGACTGTATACGATTGATATGCCTGAAGACCTGGACAGcctctctagatctgttacagtAACTCCTGATCATgagctgtacatggcaggtgacATTTTTACCAGCAGAGAAATTGGAATAAATGACAGGCAGAAGAAATTTTACCAGTACAACCACCTCCTGGACACCTGGGAATCAAGGTGTGGGATGATTGAACCAAGATACAG GTGTGGTCTGGTGTATCTGAAAGGGTACATCTATGCCATTGGTGGTGATGAAACCAGAAGAACAGCAGAGAGATATGACCCAAGTTGTGATGAGTGGACGTGCATACCACCTATGCCTCACCAAATGTCCTCAAAACTCTGTGCTGTGACTCTTGATGACAATATCTATGTCATGAGTAATAAAGGCTGCTTTAGCTTCAGTACCaccaaaaacaagtggaagaaGAGAGCGGACATGATTAAAAAACCACTGCGTCCTCAGGCTGTTACCTATCAGGGGCGCATCTACTGTATGGACAATGCCACCTCAAGAAACTCCAGAGTAGAAATGTATAACCCAACAACACATGAGTGGAAGCAGTCTTGGAATGGCCCTTATGGCTGCAGGACAGCAATCCTGATGAAATATGGAGAGACGATGTACCTCCTCAACGTACAGTACAGAATGGGGGCTAATAAGACTTTCATTTACAAGTACCAGCCAGAGATGACAGACTCATGGTTGGAAATAAAAGACAGGGGTAGTCTGGTTGCCCCCTTGGCAGAGTGGTTAGGTGATGGGAGTTCAACAGATTGCCTGACAGCTAGGATGTTCCCAAAGTGCCTTGGCGATCCAGACTTGTATGAGGACGATCATGATGGTGGAGAGGACGACGACTTCTCGTTTTCAGAGTCACCCAGAAGTGACAGGGACAGTGATGACCTATCAGACCATGGAGACGATTACTAA
- the LOC118423643 gene encoding kelch repeat and BTB domain-containing protein 8-like, whose amino-acid sequence MDATNEVHVSNVLQELNEQRARAELTDVVLEVEGRSFPCHRAVLASCSPYFRGMFTSGYAEAKQERISIQDVGGVAMATILDYAYTGRLQTEPDQVQAVMAAARLLQVDFVGQKAAEYMKDHLDVSNCVDVWMYADMLADCSLVEASKKYVASRFDQVALQPSFVQLPLSLLQPLLDKDDLMAKSEDNVVRAALRWVDFNQEERLQHLSTLSKSLRLSHISPELRVEMKKKCRSTDSKLVYSDNTAQRLGHAQTELQIFLREVYSDDEDEWSTPCYDPSAGRLHAIDMPENLDSFSRSVTVTPDDELYMTGDIVKSRDDRQSKFYQYNHLLNTWEPRCGMIEPRYRCGLVYLQGHIYAIGGDGASRRTAERYDPSCDEWTSIPPIPQPMSSSPCVVTLDDSIYVISKEGCYSFSTTENKWSKIADMLRRPVRPQAVTYRGCIYSIDCESNRDYQYYSRVEMYNPTKGEWKVSDGSFEFECDTATLMKYRKTMYVLIMHSGPDTDLLETDMDRTTLLVYQYQPKSDSWRYLDVKNKRRLFPPLAQWLSLASTTECLTVRMFPLCLRDPKAYERDYRGVGDHSDSSSSDSSGSDYSDSDDISDQEDGDEDNSNSDRQSGSDDEDI is encoded by the exons ATGGACGCAACAAACGAAGTGCACGTTAGCAATGTTCTACAAGAGCTGAACGAACAGAGGGCGCGGGCAGAGCTGACGGACGTGGTTCTGGAGGTGGAAGGGAGAAG TTTCCCCTGCCATCGTGCAGTCCTGGCATCATGCAGTCCCTACTTCCGTGGCATGTTCACCAGCGGCTACGCGGAGGCCAAACAGGAGAGGATCAGCATTCAGGATGTGGGTGGggtagccatggcaaccattctgGACTATGCCTACACCGGCCGCCTTCAGACGGAGCCAGACCAGGTCCAGGCTGTGATGGCAGCAGCCAGACTGCTACAG GTGGATTTCGTAGGTCAGAAGGCAGCAGAATACATGAAGGACCATCTGGACGTGTCCAACTGTGTGGATGTTTGGATGTATGCTGACATGCTGGCAGACTGTAGCCTTGTTGAGGCCAGTAAGAAGTATGTGGCATCCAG GTTCGACCAGGTGGCTCTTCAACCGTCCTTTGTCCAGTTGCCTTTGAGCCTTCTGCAGCCATTGCTTGACAAGGATGATCTAATGGCCAAGTCTGAAGACAACGTTGTGCGAGCTGCTTTGAGATGGGTCGACTTTAACCAAGAAGAGCGTTTGCAGCACCTTTCTACCCTTTCTAAATCATTACGTCTGTCTCATATCAGCCCAGAACTGCGtgttgaaatgaagaaaaagtgCCGGTCGACAGATAGCAAGTTGGTTTACAGTGACAATACAGCCCAACGGCTGGGACATGCGCAAACTGAACTACAGATCTTCCTTAGGGAAGTTTACTCAGACGATGAAGACGAGTGGTCTACTCCTTGCTATGACCCTTCCGCAGGTCGACTGCATGCAATTGATATGCCTGAAAACCTGGACAGCTTTTCTAGATCTGTGACAGTAACTCCTGATGATGAACTGTACATGACAGGTGACATTGTTAAAAGTAGAGATGACAGGCAGAGTAAATTTTACCAGTACAACCACCTTCTAAACACCTGGGAACCAAGGTGTGGGATGATTGAACCCAGATACAG GTGTGGTCTCGTGTATCTGCAGGGGCATATCTATGCCATTGGTGGTGATGGTGCCAGCAGAAGAACAGCAGAGAGGTATGACCCAAGTTGTGATGAGTGGACGTCTATACCACCCATCCCTCAGCCCATGTCCTCATCACCCTGTGTTGTGACTCTAGATGACAGCATCTATGTCATAAGTAAGGAAGGCTGCTACAGCTTCTCTACCACCGAGAACAAGTGGAGCAAGATAGCGGACATGCTTCGACGACCAGTGCGTCCTCAGGCCGTCACCTATCGGGGGTGCATCTACTCTATAGACTGTGAAAGCAACAGAGACTACCAATACTATTCCAGAGTAGAGATGTATAATCCTACGAAAGGCGAGTGGAAGGTGTCAGATGGCTCTTTTGAGTTTGAGTGTGACACAGCAACCTTGATGAAATACAGAAAGACTATGTACGTTCTCATCATGCATAGTGGCCCAGATACAGACCTACTTGAAACTGACATGGACCGCACTACACTTTTAGTTTACCAGTACCAGCCAAAGTCAGACTCTTGGCGGTATCTAGATGTCAAGAACAAGAGAAGGCTGTTCCCTCCCTTGGCACAGTGGTTGAGTTTAGCTAGTACAACAGAGTGCCTGACAGTAAGGATGTTCCCATTGTGCCTCAGGGATCCAAAGGCATACGAGCGCGATTATCGCGGTGTAGGAGATCACAGCGACTCCAGTTCCTCTGACTCATCTGGAAGTGACTACAGTGACAGTGATGACATATCAGACCAGGAAGACGGTGATGAGGACAATTCCAATAGCGACAGACAGAGTGGAAGTGATGATGAAGACATCTAA